The following coding sequences are from one Leptolyngbya sp. NIES-3755 window:
- a CDS encoding dihydroorotase, multifunctional complex type (similar to AA sequence:cyanobase_aa:PCC8801_4419), translating into MALLIQNANILLPSGEFFLGDVRIDDDRISEIGSQLAIADAQIIDATGLTLLPGVIDPQVHFREPGLEYKEDLSTASHACARGGVTSFLEMPNTKPLTITQEALNDKLKRASEKSLVNYGFFIGATPANQADLLTASPACGIKIFMGSMHGDLLVDEETALDAIFSKGERLIAVHAEDQARIRERRAQHKDVTDPAIHSVIQDNQAALNATELALKLSKKYRRRLHILHMSTAEEAELMMRDKPEWVTCEVTPQHLVLNTDAYEKLGTLVQMNPPIRSPHDNEILWQALNNGAIDFIATDHAPHTLEEKAKGYPNAPSGMPGVETSLAVMLTQAVQGHCTVAQVSNWMSTAVAKAYRIPNKGLIEPGYDADLVLVDLNHSHPVLREEVVAKCGWNPFEGWELTGWAQVTIVNGQVVFDRGKFNENVRGRALRFDA; encoded by the coding sequence ATGGCGCTCTTGATTCAAAATGCAAATATCCTCTTGCCAAGCGGCGAGTTCTTTCTCGGTGATGTACGGATTGATGACGATCGAATTTCTGAAATTGGCAGTCAACTTGCGATCGCAGATGCCCAAATCATTGATGCCACGGGTTTAACCCTGTTACCGGGTGTAATTGATCCGCAAGTGCATTTCCGTGAGCCGGGACTTGAATATAAAGAGGATTTATCTACTGCGAGTCACGCCTGTGCGCGAGGAGGTGTTACTTCGTTTCTGGAAATGCCCAACACAAAGCCGTTAACCATCACTCAAGAAGCACTGAATGACAAGTTAAAACGGGCTTCAGAGAAATCTTTGGTGAACTATGGCTTTTTCATCGGTGCGACTCCTGCAAATCAAGCGGATCTACTCACTGCAAGCCCAGCTTGTGGCATCAAAATTTTTATGGGATCGATGCACGGGGATTTGCTGGTTGATGAAGAAACCGCTTTGGATGCGATCTTCTCGAAGGGAGAGCGCCTTATTGCCGTTCATGCGGAAGACCAAGCCCGGATTCGAGAAAGACGCGCTCAGCATAAGGATGTGACCGATCCCGCGATTCATTCAGTAATTCAAGACAATCAAGCTGCTCTAAACGCAACTGAACTGGCTCTAAAGCTTTCTAAAAAATATCGTCGTCGCCTTCACATTTTGCACATGAGTACAGCAGAAGAGGCGGAATTGATGATGCGTGACAAACCGGAATGGGTTACATGCGAAGTCACTCCACAACATTTAGTACTGAATACGGACGCTTACGAGAAGTTGGGAACGTTGGTGCAGATGAATCCCCCGATCCGATCGCCGCACGATAACGAGATTCTTTGGCAAGCTTTGAACAATGGCGCGATCGACTTTATCGCCACTGATCACGCGCCTCATACTTTGGAAGAAAAAGCCAAAGGCTATCCGAATGCACCTTCTGGAATGCCAGGAGTTGAGACTTCCTTAGCGGTAATGTTGACGCAAGCCGTTCAAGGTCACTGTACCGTAGCACAAGTTTCAAACTGGATGTCTACTGCGGTCGCGAAAGCCTATCGAATTCCAAATAAAGGCTTGATTGAACCAGGATACGATGCGGATTTGGTCTTAGTCGATCTAAACCATTCTCATCCAGTGCTGCGTGAGGAAGTGGTCGCAAAATGTGGCTGGAATCCGTTCGAGGGTTGGGAATTGACTGGATGGGCGCAAGTGACGATCGTCAATGGTCAAGTCGTGTTCGATCGCGGCAAATTCAATGAGAACGTTCGAGGACGAGCATTGAGATTTGATGCTTAG
- a CDS encoding lipolytic protein G-D-S-L family protein (similar to AA sequence:cyanobase_aa:LBDG_04550) translates to MKRAFWSAITSLMLMSGCTPVASVDGTPTGTRIMPVGDSITQADRNHNSYRRPLWLELQAAGYEVNFVGSTRSNYLGNAPKSDFDQDHEGHWGWQVDEVLSQIDRWTQDAKPDVVLIHLGTNDILRRQSFESTIAELQKLIQIMRQRNPRLKILLAQLIPSSSGETLTQQFNQQIATLARSMNTQESPVILVDQFSGFNAKQDTYDGLHPNESGEQKMATRWYQALEKILPKKP, encoded by the coding sequence ATGAAACGAGCCTTTTGGAGTGCCATTACCAGTTTGATGCTGATGTCGGGCTGTACCCCTGTTGCATCCGTTGACGGCACTCCGACCGGGACTCGGATCATGCCAGTGGGCGATTCGATTACACAAGCCGATCGCAATCACAATAGTTATCGTCGCCCGCTCTGGTTAGAGCTTCAAGCCGCAGGATATGAAGTCAATTTTGTTGGCTCAACGCGATCGAATTATCTTGGAAACGCGCCTAAATCTGACTTTGACCAAGACCACGAGGGACATTGGGGATGGCAAGTCGATGAAGTGTTGTCACAGATTGATCGATGGACACAAGACGCGAAACCCGATGTTGTGCTGATTCATCTAGGAACGAACGATATTTTACGTAGACAAAGTTTTGAAAGTACGATCGCTGAACTGCAAAAACTGATTCAGATCATGCGGCAACGAAATCCGCGCTTAAAAATTCTACTGGCTCAATTGATTCCATCATCCAGCGGTGAGACTCTAACGCAACAATTCAATCAACAGATTGCGACACTAGCTCGATCAATGAACACTCAAGAAAGTCCAGTCATTCTAGTCGATCAGTTCAGTGGCTTTAATGCAAAGCAGGATACCTACGATGGATTACATCCGAACGAATCGGGTGAACAAAAAATGGCAACTCGTTGGTATCAAGCGTTAGAAAAGATACTTCCAAAAAAGCCCTAG
- a CDS encoding IS1 transposase (similar to AA sequence:cyanobase_aa:AM1_2285) translates to MIKPLLTCPNCGSHDINKNGTTRHGNQNYKCRDCGRQFVENPKWKRIGDDTKSTIERMLLEKIPLAGIARSLQVSESWLQQYVNAYYQTVPRSVQVQPKPRKRLNVQMDELWSFVDDKGNEQWVWLALDVETREVVGCYVGDRSSESATALWQSLPAVYRQCAVCYTDFWVSYPPALPSSRHRPVDKSSGLTSYIERFNNTLRQRVSRLVRKTLSFSKKVDNHIAAIWNFIHHYNEQQSSILV, encoded by the coding sequence ATGATCAAACCCTTACTGACCTGTCCGAACTGTGGCTCTCATGACATCAACAAAAATGGCACGACTCGCCACGGGAACCAGAACTACAAATGTCGCGATTGTGGACGGCAGTTCGTCGAGAATCCAAAATGGAAACGGATTGGCGATGATACCAAGTCCACAATCGAGCGAATGCTGCTCGAAAAGATTCCGCTTGCTGGTATCGCTCGAAGCTTGCAAGTCAGCGAAAGCTGGTTGCAGCAATACGTGAATGCTTACTATCAAACCGTTCCTCGCTCAGTGCAAGTGCAACCAAAACCCCGGAAACGCTTGAATGTGCAGATGGACGAGTTATGGTCGTTCGTCGATGACAAAGGCAATGAGCAATGGGTGTGGTTAGCGCTCGATGTTGAAACTCGCGAAGTTGTCGGGTGTTATGTTGGAGACCGTTCGAGTGAATCAGCAACTGCGCTCTGGCAATCTTTGCCTGCGGTCTATCGTCAATGCGCCGTTTGCTATACCGATTTCTGGGTTTCTTATCCACCTGCCCTCCCAAGTTCACGTCATCGACCTGTAGACAAAAGCAGTGGTTTGACGAGCTACATTGAGCGCTTTAACAATACCTTACGGCAACGAGTGTCTCGATTAGTGCGAAAAACCTTGTCATTCTCGAAGAAAGTTGACAATCACATTGCTGCTATCTGGAACTTCATTCATCACTATAACGAACAACAGTCAAGTATCCTCGTCTAA
- a CDS encoding hypothetical protein (similar to AA sequence:cyanobase_aa:LBDG_57770), with translation MPRQKRTSRILEKAELRMSGLKAVDPTMDFGDSRSLIEMGVEMRKLRDRLESYNRALAEVDSSKKDIDELEKRLADLSDRMLIGVAFKYGKDSREYEMAGGMRKSERIRKSSAARMRSKTGRMAEEEQSA, from the coding sequence ATGCCTCGACAAAAACGAACATCCAGAATTTTGGAAAAAGCTGAACTTCGGATGTCTGGACTTAAAGCCGTTGACCCGACAATGGACTTTGGGGATTCTCGGAGCTTGATCGAGATGGGTGTAGAAATGAGAAAGTTGCGCGATCGACTGGAAAGCTACAACCGCGCTTTGGCAGAAGTTGATTCCTCGAAAAAGGACATTGATGAACTTGAAAAAAGATTGGCGGATTTGAGTGACAGAATGTTGATCGGGGTGGCGTTTAAGTATGGCAAAGATAGCCGCGAATATGAAATGGCGGGCGGGATGCGGAAGAGTGAGCGGATTCGGAAGAGCAGCGCGGCGCGGATGAGATCAAAAACAGGACGGATGGCTGAAGAGGAACAGAGCGCGTAG
- a CDS encoding hypothetical protein (hypothetical protein MicvaDRAFT_5304;~similar to AA sequence:cyanobase_aa:LBDG_04540), which produces MTIVHALKPRLNSAFKQLMSVHWWMSWAYLVLCVTGTFMAQLDRSVSYRSSLYDFHKSIGVLTMALLTWRIFLLLQVWWKKYTKRFPKFTAAWFKTVALHTSLYVFMWAVPITGFLLSNSFRVNNVKFFGIVLPDMFPQNSAMVEVGRSAHFWLSYTFLAFIVLHTIAQWKVVRANWRRFTNFLKPKSETA; this is translated from the coding sequence GTGACGATCGTTCATGCGCTCAAACCTAGATTGAATAGCGCCTTCAAGCAATTAATGTCTGTACACTGGTGGATGAGTTGGGCATATCTGGTTCTATGCGTGACCGGAACTTTTATGGCACAACTCGATCGATCTGTCTCCTACCGCAGTTCACTTTACGACTTTCATAAATCGATCGGCGTTCTCACAATGGCGCTACTGACTTGGCGAATTTTTCTACTTTTACAAGTGTGGTGGAAGAAATATACAAAACGGTTTCCAAAGTTCACCGCTGCTTGGTTTAAAACAGTCGCCTTACACACCAGTTTATATGTGTTTATGTGGGCAGTGCCAATCACCGGATTCCTGCTCTCGAATTCGTTTCGAGTAAATAATGTGAAATTCTTTGGAATCGTTCTACCCGACATGTTTCCACAGAATTCGGCAATGGTTGAAGTGGGTCGGAGCGCTCATTTCTGGCTGTCTTATACGTTTTTGGCGTTTATCGTGCTGCATACGATCGCACAATGGAAAGTGGTTCGCGCAAATTGGCGACGATTCACTAATTTCCTTAAACCCAAATCGGAAACTGCTTGA
- a CDS encoding glycosyl transferase family 2 (similar to AA sequence:cyanobase_aa:LBDG_04570), translating to MSSNPLVSVVIAAYNAEAFISDTLDSIQSQTYSDFEVIVVDDGSTDRTAEIVRSYSRNDDRFQLVQQENSGVAASRNLAIQQSSGRYIAPIDADDIWYPERLEKHVRRLEKSDESVGLVYSWSMYLTESGSIRAYSPFGQLGPVEGNVLAFLVFYNFLDNASTAMFRRSCIDTVGNYNTELKTCEDWDLYIRIAERYQFAIVPEYLIGYRQYSGSMSTKCVTMSHFYELIMSRIYQRHPELSPSIRCWANTVFYNNLLSKSYLAGDYALMFRWIFYSLKGDYALLLRPGIYKVTLVAIAKTLSQPLLKRIPQQQPSKPSHLPETVIEVQPPNPPTPKFWKPYDRVILHRWQQMVKTTQV from the coding sequence ATGAGTTCTAATCCGCTGGTTTCGGTAGTGATTGCTGCTTACAATGCCGAAGCGTTTATTTCGGATACCCTCGATTCAATTCAATCGCAAACGTATTCTGACTTTGAAGTGATTGTGGTCGATGATGGATCAACCGATCGTACTGCGGAAATTGTGCGATCGTATTCCCGAAACGACGATCGGTTTCAATTAGTTCAACAAGAGAACTCTGGTGTTGCAGCGTCTCGAAATCTAGCCATTCAACAGTCCTCCGGGAGATATATTGCTCCGATCGATGCGGATGATATTTGGTATCCTGAACGGTTAGAAAAGCACGTTCGTCGCTTAGAAAAGTCCGATGAATCAGTTGGCTTAGTTTACTCTTGGTCAATGTATCTAACCGAGTCAGGAAGTATTCGAGCGTATTCACCGTTCGGACAATTGGGACCTGTTGAAGGCAATGTTTTAGCTTTTCTAGTGTTCTATAACTTTCTAGATAACGCCAGTACTGCTATGTTTCGCCGCAGTTGTATCGATACTGTTGGCAATTACAATACTGAACTAAAAACTTGCGAAGATTGGGATTTATATATACGAATTGCTGAACGATATCAGTTTGCGATCGTTCCCGAATATCTCATCGGTTATCGCCAATATAGCGGCAGTATGTCCACGAAATGTGTAACAATGTCGCATTTCTACGAACTAATTATGTCAAGAATTTATCAACGCCATCCAGAGTTGTCGCCCTCGATCCGGTGTTGGGCAAATACTGTTTTTTACAATAATCTACTGAGTAAAAGTTATCTAGCAGGCGATTATGCACTGATGTTCCGATGGATTTTTTATAGCTTGAAAGGTGACTATGCGCTGTTACTTCGTCCTGGAATCTACAAAGTTACATTGGTTGCGATCGCAAAAACATTATCTCAACCGCTACTAAAACGGATTCCGCAGCAACAACCCTCTAAGCCTTCTCACCTTCCAGAGACCGTGATTGAAGTTCAGCCTCCGAATCCTCCGACTCCGAAGTTTTGGAAGCCATACGATCGCGTCATTTTGCACCGTTGGCAACAGATGGTCAAAACGACTCAAGTTTAG
- a CDS encoding hypothetical protein (hypothetical protein L8106_05900;~similar to AA sequence:cyanobase_aa:LBDG_04610) encodes MNLSETLEPIAQFFRSLNVPESIVHWGHPVMMGIVVFVMGGYAAWAGWKGRLSEDKEVAIKNRADHRKLMPLVVLFMTMGATGGVLSLVMQKKPILESPHFLTGMVVLGLLYLNGAVSFSGFLGDKPGLRLFHAYLGTAIAGILVLHAVFGIKLGLSI; translated from the coding sequence ATGAATTTGAGTGAAACACTGGAGCCGATCGCGCAATTTTTCCGGTCTTTGAATGTGCCAGAATCGATCGTGCATTGGGGGCATCCCGTAATGATGGGGATTGTTGTATTTGTCATGGGCGGTTATGCGGCTTGGGCAGGTTGGAAAGGGAGATTGAGCGAGGATAAGGAAGTCGCGATTAAGAATCGGGCAGATCATCGGAAGTTGATGCCTTTGGTCGTGCTGTTTATGACGATGGGTGCAACGGGTGGCGTTTTGTCACTGGTGATGCAGAAGAAGCCGATTCTCGAAAGTCCGCATTTTCTGACTGGAATGGTGGTGCTGGGATTGCTCTATCTGAATGGAGCAGTTTCGTTTTCGGGATTTTTGGGAGATAAGCCAGGTTTGAGATTGTTTCACGCTTATTTGGGAACTGCGATCGCTGGAATTCTAGTGCTTCACGCTGTATTTGGAATCAAGCTCGGATTGTCGATCTAA
- a CDS encoding hypothetical protein (similar to AA sequence:cyanobase_aa:LBDG_04560) has translation MDLESRSQRNLSYMMWMLGTAFIPVGLSFDSGSFLQLLFLGIGITLFLMGHFMFRGAWRN, from the coding sequence ATGGATTTAGAATCGCGATCGCAGCGCAATCTTTCATACATGATGTGGATGCTTGGAACTGCTTTTATTCCGGTAGGATTAAGTTTTGATTCTGGAAGTTTCTTACAGTTGCTATTCCTTGGAATCGGAATCACCTTATTCTTAATGGGTCACTTCATGTTTCGGGGCGCTTGGAGAAACTAG
- a CDS encoding uracil DNA glycosylase superfamily protein (similar to AA sequence:cyanobase_aa:LBDG_04530), protein MTSIYKPTRAEVLAAYNTTLPDLIAPNLKILFSGINPSLYSAAVGHHFARPGNRFWKAIHLAGFTERLLSPFEDRTLLDRGFGLTNLAERATARADELTDEDLSIGHQVLAEKIEQYQPKLLAVLGVSAYRTAFKQPKARMGLQEQPLFDTTIWVLPNPSGLNAHYQLNDLANVYRELYSFATQT, encoded by the coding sequence ATGACCTCGATTTACAAGCCCACGAGAGCAGAAGTGCTTGCTGCTTACAATACAACCCTTCCAGATTTGATCGCTCCGAATCTTAAAATCCTGTTTAGCGGCATTAATCCAAGTCTTTACAGTGCCGCTGTAGGGCATCACTTCGCACGTCCCGGCAATCGATTTTGGAAAGCGATTCATCTGGCGGGATTTACAGAACGACTATTATCCCCGTTTGAAGATCGGACACTGCTCGATCGAGGTTTTGGATTAACCAACTTAGCGGAACGCGCCACTGCACGAGCCGACGAATTAACCGACGAAGATTTATCGATCGGTCATCAAGTCCTTGCAGAAAAAATCGAACAATATCAACCTAAGCTCTTAGCGGTTTTAGGAGTGAGCGCGTATCGAACTGCTTTTAAGCAACCAAAGGCGCGAATGGGGCTACAAGAACAGCCGCTGTTCGATACAACAATTTGGGTATTGCCGAATCCGAGTGGGTTAAATGCTCATTACCAATTAAATGATCTGGCAAATGTGTATCGCGAACTTTACTCATTTGCAACACAAACTTAA
- a CDS encoding ComEC/Rec2-related protein (similar to AA sequence:cyanobase_aa:LBDG_04590), with amino-acid sequence MSSISVVVWCLAYILGLLMTAIPFGGVIVLFCGLIFAIVLPRMKPKRTIARIWIIAGLIGLAAGFYLQIRTPQPSQIDVSQFIPKERQEVTVTGTVETLPRLTRSGNSQIWLNVNAVGEQKADGRLYVTLSKINGQDLYPGQAIAVQGNLYKPKPKMNPGGFDFQKYLAQEGSFAGLKGTAIKLLDTNQKPKWGWWMIQREIVRSQARQFGEAEGALISAMVIGDRVVDIPFDLKNAFSKIGLSHALAASGFQVSLILSVLLTLTQRLPGAVRFGIGAAGLIVFMGLTGMQPAVFRAVVMGFAVLFGILFERRVKPLNSLLIAAIILLVINPLWIWNLGFQFSFLATLGLLVTVPAITKRLDWLPTVIVPAIAVPIAALLWTLPLQLFAFGMVSPYCIPANIASTVLISMISIGGIVNAGLNLISPAIANFTTPLLYYPTIALIHGVKFVCQLPGNSIAVGTISGVLMFILYGFICTPWIFTRFRSQWLAFLLIGINLVFIPAWYIRSNLLQVTALSVGQTPVMVIQDHGRVGLINSGDVDAVRFTVLPFLQKEGVNQIDWAIAVSPSDGWKTLLEEMPIRALYDFSGKKESAVSLEAIQQLTAHKGKHLSIAARQLIKSGEIEIQSLSIEPTILQLGIGQRRWLWLKDVPNVGQRQALGSYLSGNEILWWSGKRLHPKLLEQMQPEIAIAFSRNIHPETLRQLQLRQVQIYETEVNGGLQWSKNQGFRTTLQEDDSDGAFL; translated from the coding sequence ATGAGTTCGATCAGCGTTGTTGTTTGGTGTTTGGCTTATATTCTGGGATTGCTCATGACAGCGATCCCGTTTGGAGGTGTGATCGTACTTTTTTGCGGTTTGATTTTTGCGATCGTACTTCCAAGAATGAAGCCGAAACGAACCATTGCACGGATTTGGATCATTGCAGGCTTGATTGGACTCGCAGCAGGATTTTATCTGCAAATTCGGACACCGCAACCGAGTCAGATTGATGTCAGCCAATTCATTCCAAAAGAAAGACAAGAAGTAACCGTAACGGGAACAGTCGAAACACTGCCGAGATTGACTCGTAGCGGAAATTCTCAGATTTGGTTGAATGTGAATGCCGTTGGAGAGCAGAAAGCAGACGGAAGGCTTTATGTCACTTTGTCAAAGATTAACGGTCAAGACTTGTATCCGGGGCAAGCGATCGCAGTTCAAGGCAACCTCTACAAACCCAAACCGAAGATGAATCCGGGCGGATTTGACTTTCAGAAATACTTGGCGCAAGAAGGTAGCTTTGCAGGATTGAAAGGGACAGCGATCAAACTACTCGATACGAATCAGAAGCCGAAGTGGGGATGGTGGATGATTCAGAGGGAAATTGTGCGATCGCAAGCCAGACAGTTCGGAGAAGCAGAAGGAGCGCTAATTAGTGCAATGGTGATCGGCGATCGAGTAGTGGATATTCCGTTTGATTTAAAGAATGCCTTTAGCAAAATCGGTCTATCTCATGCGTTGGCAGCATCAGGATTTCAAGTTTCGCTGATTTTAAGTGTATTACTGACATTGACGCAGCGATTACCAGGAGCAGTGCGGTTTGGAATTGGTGCAGCAGGATTAATCGTGTTTATGGGACTGACCGGAATGCAGCCTGCGGTCTTTCGAGCCGTCGTCATGGGGTTTGCGGTTCTGTTTGGAATCTTGTTTGAAAGACGAGTTAAGCCGTTAAATTCTTTGTTAATTGCAGCAATTATTTTGCTCGTTATAAATCCATTGTGGATTTGGAATTTAGGATTTCAGTTCAGCTTTTTGGCAACATTGGGATTGTTGGTGACGGTTCCAGCCATTACAAAGCGCCTCGATTGGTTGCCGACCGTTATCGTTCCCGCGATCGCAGTCCCAATCGCCGCCCTACTCTGGACATTGCCTCTCCAACTTTTTGCATTTGGAATGGTTTCACCCTATTGCATTCCGGCAAACATTGCATCAACGGTACTGATTTCAATGATTAGTATTGGTGGAATTGTGAATGCTGGATTGAATTTGATTTCTCCTGCGATCGCAAATTTTACAACGCCGCTTTTGTACTATCCAACAATTGCGTTAATTCATGGCGTGAAATTTGTCTGTCAACTGCCGGGAAACTCGATCGCCGTTGGTACAATTTCGGGCGTATTAATGTTCATACTGTATGGATTTATTTGCACTCCTTGGATATTTACTCGATTTCGATCGCAATGGTTGGCATTCCTATTAATTGGAATCAACTTAGTGTTTATTCCAGCATGGTATATACGATCGAACTTATTACAAGTCACTGCTTTATCAGTCGGTCAAACTCCGGTCATGGTCATTCAAGATCATGGACGAGTCGGATTAATTAATAGTGGCGATGTTGATGCAGTACGCTTCACGGTTCTACCGTTTTTGCAGAAAGAAGGCGTGAATCAGATTGATTGGGCGATTGCGGTTTCTCCTTCAGACGGTTGGAAAACACTCTTAGAAGAAATGCCGATTCGTGCTCTTTATGATTTTTCGGGCAAGAAAGAGTCAGCCGTTTCACTCGAAGCAATACAACAACTAACCGCACACAAAGGAAAACATTTATCGATCGCAGCAAGGCAATTGATTAAATCGGGTGAGATCGAGATTCAATCTCTTAGCATTGAGCCGACCATTTTGCAGCTTGGAATTGGTCAGCGGCGTTGGTTATGGTTAAAAGACGTACCGAACGTAGGTCAGCGGCAAGCACTAGGTAGTTATTTGAGTGGGAACGAGATTCTTTGGTGGTCGGGAAAACGGTTACATCCGAAATTATTGGAACAAATGCAGCCGGAAATTGCGATCGCATTCTCTAGAAACATTCACCCCGAAACCCTCCGCCAATTGCAGCTTCGTCAAGTTCAAATCTACGAAACCGAAGTGAATGGAGGATTGCAATGGTCGAAAAATCAGGGATTTAGAACAACTTTGCAAGAGGATGACTCAGACGGGGCGTTCCTGTAG